In Numenius arquata chromosome 3, bNumArq3.hap1.1, whole genome shotgun sequence, one genomic interval encodes:
- the MED30 gene encoding mediator of RNA polymerase II transcription subunit 30 isoform X2, which produces MSTPPLAGAGMPPGAFSGTQAQAAREVNTASLCRIGQETVQDIVFRTMEIFQLLRNMQLPNGVTYHTGTYQDRLGKLQEHLRQLSILFRKLRLVYDKCNENCAGLDPVPIEKLKQKNQQLKQIMDQLRNLIWDINAMLAMRN; this is translated from the exons ATGTCAACTCCCCCTCTCGCTGGGGCAGGCATGCCGCCTGGTGCCTTCTCAGGGACACAGGCTCAGGCAGCTAGGGAGGTAAATACAGCTTCTCTCTGTCGAATTGGCCAAGAGACTGTGCAGGACATTGTATTTCGAACCATGGAAATCTTCCAGTTACTGAGGAACATGCAG TTACCGAACGGCGTTACTTATCATACTGGAACATATCAAGACAGACTGGGAAAGCTGCAGGAACATCTCCGTCAGCTATCAATACTCTTCAGAAAACTGAGACTAGTCTATGACAAATGCAATGAAAACTGTGCTGGGCTCGATCCTGTTCCCATAGAA AAACTGAAACAGAAGAATCAGCAGCTGAAGCAGATCATGGATCAGTTACGGAATCTCATTTGGGATATAAATGCCATGTTGGCAATGCGGAACTGA
- the MED30 gene encoding mediator of RNA polymerase II transcription subunit 30 isoform X1: MSTPPLAGAGMPPGAFSGTQAQAAREVNTASLCRIGQETVQDIVFRTMEIFQLLRNMQLPNGVTYHTGTYQDRLGKLQEHLRQLSILFRKLRLVYDKCNENCAGLDPVPIEQLIPYVEEDGSKHDDRGAASQLRFASEERREIMEVNKKLKQKNQQLKQIMDQLRNLIWDINAMLAMRN, encoded by the exons ATGTCAACTCCCCCTCTCGCTGGGGCAGGCATGCCGCCTGGTGCCTTCTCAGGGACACAGGCTCAGGCAGCTAGGGAGGTAAATACAGCTTCTCTCTGTCGAATTGGCCAAGAGACTGTGCAGGACATTGTATTTCGAACCATGGAAATCTTCCAGTTACTGAGGAACATGCAG TTACCGAACGGCGTTACTTATCATACTGGAACATATCAAGACAGACTGGGAAAGCTGCAGGAACATCTCCGTCAGCTATCAATACTCTTCAGAAAACTGAGACTAGTCTATGACAAATGCAATGAAAACTGTGCTGGGCTCGATCCTGTTCCCATAGAA CAACTTATTCCATATGTTGAAGAAGATGGCTCTAAGCACGATGATCGTGGTGCTGCGAGTCAGCTTCGTTTTGCTAgtgaagagagaagggaaatcaTGGAAGTGAATAAG AAACTGAAACAGAAGAATCAGCAGCTGAAGCAGATCATGGATCAGTTACGGAATCTCATTTGGGATATAAATGCCATGTTGGCAATGCGGAACTGA